The following proteins are encoded in a genomic region of Nymphalis io chromosome 16, ilAglIoxx1.1, whole genome shotgun sequence:
- the LOC126774600 gene encoding regulating synaptic membrane exocytosis protein 1: protein MLPTNVMSFMKKMVATEDTTVPGQIESPGTFGKLRQTLSSSLLTAQDKVTKLGPRTVVTESAPEPAPAPPPVQQTPAVTQPTKTEREAGKAPSRAGACRVCLKALKPGEVFHICNGCQHRVCEDCSSYSKPASDDEASSWRCSVCRRKAGPRLPPAAQDSTDSLLDVPVLEALQRRHSEARLGSGGSSSGLAPPRSPELRRHSDVSPASLKELEKLKGGGSATPNVESRRPSTATPARRRSVRAPTPRQRSVDEDKNSPASALVAPPPMSRRASAVDVVAGAGSRRSSYRADIDTADSTPQISGLSVDEDRPIRRRGSQLPDIAALQQRTGALSAMAALTSRGSDASEATSAANIAAAAAAAAAAARQMSVDAEAIKIVIHDVDDRSPRRVSLRRDPNDKGHRSRGFGMRVVGGKPDASGRREAVIVWTVPGGPADAAGLQQGDKVLEWGGVPLTERSFEEVCAVLERSGDSVELLVEPAPQLDEPPAPPSLTSHHHHALYEPETDKSPSSPTRRKLPKTPEQDRAERARERPPARAQLQVWFENEIRKLVVVLIAADDLPPRDHTLGYGDEPEAFARIRLLPSLESCPPVETDPASASCTPVWNATLGFGGLTADLLAGRALELTLWDACPGIDPVLIGECTMELEKAFADERAVWWTLEERGTRSANASPRGSLTGARALRRGDFASQRSISDDVDSIGECASLLHPDHAWVAGSRRGSSQSETLEVEVYQLGKDFSRSLPGSRRSSFQQQDKDGGGEPSVCSRRSERRRSSCVRRDPDDILRSLRAVKGELGRTLSLSGSTARRTATGRKGSMWAAVPAAAACDAVADDDEVPLGPGQLPPRNAHLPPLHAEINLSIIMIKGQLELEVSHARRVYGVNGEVPDSYVKCYLRDGEKWLHKRKTRVIRRTTEPHFKQTLKYQASESLGRTLVVMLWQRCGGFEHNLALGGAEICLDKLTLPQRTYGWYPLFPATSLAADESPD from the exons TAACAAAGCTCGGACCGCGGACGGTAGTGACGGAAAGCGCACCGGAGCCTGCGCCCGCACCGCCACCCGTCCAGCAAACACCTGCCGTTACACAACCGACCAAGACTGAACG tgagGCAGGTAAAGCACCATCACGTGCAGGTGCTTGCCGCGTCTGCCTCAAAGCGTTAAAACCAGGCGAAGTATTTCATATATGCAATGGCTGTCAGCATCGAGTGTGCGAAGACTGTTCGTCATATTCAAAACCAGCCAGTGATGATGAGgcg AGTTCGTGGCGGTGTTCAGTTTGCCGTCGCAAGGCTGGCCCAAGATTACCACCAGCGGCTCAAGATAGCACAGATTCGCTTCTCGATGTTCCCGTACTCGAAGCTTTGCAGCGACGTCATTCTGAAGCAAGACTCGGCAGCGGCGGATCAAGCAGCGGTCTTGCGCCCCCTCGCTCGCCCGAATTGCGCCGACATTCAGATGTGTCTCCTGCATCATTAAAGGAACTAGAAAAG TTAAAGGGCGGCGGCAGCGCGACGCCGAATGTGGAATCCCGGCGACCGAGCACTGCTACTCCTGCGCGGCGACGCTCTGTGCGAGCGCCAACACCACGTCAACGGTCTGTTGACGAAGACAAGAACTCTCCTGCATCCGCGCTTGTCGCACCACCCCCCATGTCTAGGAG GGCATCGGCAGTTGATGTGGTAGCTGGTGCAGGATCACGGCGAAGTTCTTATCGTGCTGATATAGATACAGCTGACTCTACACCACAAATCAGCGGTTTAAGCGTTGACGAAGACCGACCAATTAGACGACGAGGCAGTCAACT TCCGGACATTGCCGCATTGCAACAGAGAACCGGTGCGCTAAGTGCTATGGCAGCTTTAACTTCTCGTGGTTCTGATGCGTCAGAGGCCACTAGCGCTGCAAATATAGCAGCAGCAGCTGCTGCAGCTGCAGCAGCTGCACGCCAAATGTCTGTCGATGCAGAGGCTATTAAAATCGTTATACATGACGTTGACGACCGATCGCCGAGACGAGTCTCATTGCGACGAGACCCAAACGACAAAGGACATCGAT CGCGGGGCTTTGGCATGCGAGTTGTAGGAGGGAAACCTGACGCAAGTGGACGACGAGAAGCAGTTATTGTGTGGACCGTGCCTGGTGGCCCAGCCGATGCCGCAGGACTACAACAGGGCGATAAG GTATTGGAATGGGGTGGAGTTCCGTTAACGGAGCGTAGTTTCGAGGAAGTATGTGCGGTGCTAGAGCGCAGCGGCGACAGCGTGGAGCTGTTAGTGGAGCCTGCTCCGCAACTCGATGAGCCGCCCGCTCCGCCATCTCTCACCTCGCACCATCATCATGCTCTATATG AACCAGAAACGGACAAATCGCCGTCATCACCGACGCGAAGGAAATTGCCGAAAACCCCg gaACAAGACCGCGCAGAACGCGCTCGCGAGCGTCCACCAGCGCGTGCACAGTTACAAGTTTGGTTCGAAAATGAAATACGAAAGCTCGTCGTAGTTCTCATCGCGGCCGATGATCTTCCACCTCGAGATCACACTTTGGGTTATGGTGATGAGCCTGAAGCGTTCGCAAGAATACGCCTTTTGCCATCTCT TGAGAGTTGTCCACCTGTGGAGACAGATCCGGCATCTGCTTCGTGCACTCCAGTATGGAACGCTACGCTTGGTTTCGGCGGCCTCACTGCAGACCTATTGGCAGGCCGCGCACTTGAACTGACACTTTGGGACGCTTGCCCAGGCATCGACCCTGTTCTTATTGGTGAATGTACG ATGGAACTGGAAAAAGCATTTGCAGATGAGCGTGCAGTGTGGTGGACGCTCGAAGAACGCGGTACTCGTTCGGCTAACGCTTCACCACGTGGCTCACTCACAGGAGCACGTGCGTTACGCCGAGGAGATTTCGCTTCCCAACGATCCATTTCAG ATGATGTGGACTCAATCGGCGAGTGCGCATCTTTACTTCATCCGGACCATGCCTGGGTGGCCGGTTCCCGACGAGGGTCTTCACAATCAGAGACGTTGGAAGTAGAAGTTTATCAACTTGGAAAAGACTTCTCACGATCGTTACCTGGATCACGACGCTCCTCTTTTCAACAACAAGATAAAG ACGGAGGTGGTGAGCCCTCGGTGTGCTCCCGACGTAGCGAACGTCGTCGCTCGTCGTGCGTACGGCGCGACCCCGACGACATCCTGCGCTCGCTGCGCGCTGTCAAAGGCGAACTCGGGCGCACGCTCTCGTTGTCCGGCTCCACTGCCAGgc GAACAGCAACAGGGCGCAAGGGCAGCATGTGGGCAGCGGTTCCAGCGGCAGCAGCCTGCGATGCCGTGGCGGATGACGACGAGGTCCCACTGGGCCCGGGGCAGCTGCCACCACGGAACGCGCATTTACCGCCGCTACATGCTGAGATTAACCTCAGCATTATCATGATCAAGGGACAGCTAGAACTCGAG GTATCTCATGCGCGTCGAGTGTACGGAGTTAACGGTGAGGTACCGGATTCGTATGTCAAGTGTTACCTTCGTGACGGCGAAAAGTGGTTGCATAAACGCAAAACAAGAGTTATACGACGCACCACCGAGCCTCACTTCAAACAAACGCTGAAATATCAG GCGAGCGAATCTCTTGGACGCACACTGGTAGTGATGCTTTGGCAACGCTGTGGAGGTTTCGAGCACAACCTTGCCCTTGGTGGAGCGGAGATCTGCCTCGATAAACTAACATTGCCGCAGAGAACATACGGCTGGTACCCACTATTCCCGGCCACGTCGCTAGCTGCCGACGAGTCGCCCGACTGA